In Asticcacaulis sp. SL142, the sequence TCAGCGCCTTCTTCGATGTAAAGGCGGTTGACTTGCTTGCCCGCAGGGCCGGTCTGGTGGGTCACGAGGACGCGGCCCAGCATTTCATCGGCATTGGCTTCGACTTCGGCCGGAGACTTGACGACGCGCACGCCGCCCTTGGCATCGGCGCCTAAGCCTTCAAACTTGCCCTTGCCGCGACCACCCGCGTGGATCTGCGACTTGACCACCCACACCTTGGTGGAGTCGTCTTTCAGGTTCTTGGCGGCCTCAAGGGCCTCCTTGGGGGAAAACGCGGGATAGCCGCGCGGAACGGCAACGCCGAACTCTTTCAGTACGGCCTTGGCTTGATGTTCGTGAATGTTCATGGAACCCGTCTGTGCTTTGCGAAAGCTTGGAAATATCTTTGGGGCGTAAGCCCCTGGCGAACGGTACTTGAGGGCGAACCTCATTGTCCGTCCCGCGACCAAGCTGCCTTATAAAGTCCCAAACACTTGTGTGCAACCGCTCAAAGGCGCTAAATTGCATCTATTTTGCAATCTCAAAACACAAAATACGCCCATTAAATCGTATAAATTCATGCTATAAAAATAATGTTAGCGCTGTCATATCTCAGGAAACGGTATGTATAAGGTATATTATTTTAGCGCTAACATCGCTGATATTTACCCAAAAAAGACCCGCCACATCAGCCGTCCTGGCAGGAAGGTAAAGGCACCCGCTATGATCAGCCCGCCCATGAACAACCCTATGGCGGTCGAACGATGGCGCTTGATGTCGTGCTTACGCGCCCAGTAAATGACCATGGGGGCAACCACCACCGTCCAGCCAGACAAGGCGTGGATCAGGCTGAAATGACCCGGATTAATCGATTTGATGAAAAAGCTCGATATGGCCGTGACCAGCATAAGTCCGACCCAGACCCATCCCAGTATCCGGTGGGGCATTTTGCCCTTGGGACCAAGAATCTGAACCAGCCCCAGAATGAAGGCCAGCAGCGCCGCCGTCAGGTGGATCTGGATAGCCGTCGGTTGCAACATCACCAGCGCCAGATTGGGCGCATGGGATCTGACATTGCCGAAAGATGCGATCATGCTGTCCTTGACGCCACTATCAATCCCGCGCAGGGCAAAGTAGATAATCGCCACCGTAATCAGGGTGGGCAGGATGAAATGCTGCAACAGTTTACGGATCACAGGTGGTTCTCCTTTGACGATGGGCAAGTGATGGCTGTAGGTTTGCGCAAATGTTGAAAGGACGCCTGCCGCTATGCGCCAATCCGCGCGTGAAATTCGTGAACTGCCGTCATCCGTCGTTCGCGCTTCGCGAATAACCGAGGCGTTGATGCCGTGGGCCAAGACCTATGGTATCGCGATTGGCATGGCCCTGTTTCTGACGGCGATTGCGGCATCAGGCACGCAGGCGCTTCCCCTGCATGTGCGGTTTTTGTACTGGACGGGTTTTATGATTGGCGGGTCGCTGATCGCGCAGGGCGTAAGCCTCATAATGGATCGTGTGATCCGCATCCATAACCGCCCCAATGTCAGGATACTGATTCATCTGGGGCTGATCATTGTGCCGATCACCACCATGGTCTGGCTGGGTAACCACCTGATGGCCGGTTCATCCCTGACGCTACGGCATTTGCTGTTTTTGATCGGGCCGGTGGCGCCGATCTGCGTGGCGATGACCGGACTGCATTATATGCTTAACCGCACACCGATGCAGAGCCATGCCCATGCAGTTTCAGATGAGATGGCGTCGGACGCGGGTGTTTTCCGCCAGCGCCTGCCGTTTAAATTCCGACACGCCGACATCTATGCCCTGTCGGCGGAGGATCATTATCTGCGGGTGCACACCAGTGCGGGCCAGACCCTGATCCTGATGCGGCTTTATGATGCTATTCGCGAACTTGACGGCATCGAAGGTTCCCAGACCCACAGGTCATGGTGGGTCGCCAAGGATGCCATAGACGATGTGATCAAAGACAACGGGCGCGTCACCTTCCGCCTGAAAGGTGAGGTAAGCGCGCCCGTTAGCCGCAGTTTTCAGAAAGCGCTGAAAGCCGATGGTTGGCTGTAAGCCGCTAGCTCGTCGGCGTCGCACTGGCTGATGAGGTGGCAGCTTCCAGCGGCGGCCCGGTAAATTCGGCCTCCAGCATGATCTCGACCTCATCACCTACGCCCATAGTCGTGCCGGGTTCAGGGATGCCGTAGGTCATGCCAAAGTCCGAACGCTTGATCTTGCCCTTGGCCGAAAACCCAACGCGCGCCGCCGGATCATAGGGCGCAAAGCCTGCATAGCCGCCGTTGAACTTGGCCTCCAGCGTGATCGGCTTGGTCACCCCCTTAAGCGTCAGATCGCCGTCGATTTTGGCGGTATCTGGGCCTGTCATATCAACCTTGGTCGAGCGAAAACTGATCTGCGGGAACTTGGCGGTGTCAAACCAGACGGGCCCCAGAAGCGTGTTCAAAAATCCTTCGGGCGGGGTCGGGATATCCAGCGATTTGACATCGACGGTCGCATTGACCGAGGCGGTTTCGGGCGCATTCGGGTCGAGTTTCAGGTTGGCGTCAAAGCTTTTGAACTGCGCCGTATAGTTGGAAAAGCCGGTATGGTTGACCTTGAACGTCAAGCTGGCATGGGATTTATCGAGTTTATAATCACCCGCTGGCGCTTCGGTCGAGGCGATCTGCTCGATATCCGACGGCAGGGTGGCCGGTTGCGGCGGCGGTGCATCGCCGGGCTTGGGCGAACAGGCGATCAGCGCCAAAAATCCAAACAGCATGGGACTATATTTTATCATCAGCGTTTCCTTTTATTCAGAGAGTCTTAGCTAAAGCTTCGAGTTGGTCGGCGGCAGCGCCCCAACCGTCGTGAAAGCCCATCTGTTCGTGTTGTTGCTTCTTTTCCGGTGACCAGTGGCGGGCGCGGGCGACATAAAGTGTCTTGCCACCCGGCGCGTCCTCAAAGGTCACGATGGCTGTCATGAACGGATCAGCCGAGGGCACCCAGCCGACCGAATAGGCGTCGGTCGAGACGATCTTTTCCTGATCTATGACCTCCAGAAAAACCCCGTCATTGGGCATGACCTCGCCGTCCGGGCCGTGCATGACAAAAGCCGAGCGGCCACCGGGGCGAAGGTCCCACGCGACCTGATCGATATACCAGGGCTTTGGGCAGAACCATTGAGTCAAAAGCTCCGGCTCAGTCCAGCAGCGCCAAACCAGATGGCGTGGGGCATCAAGGGTGCGGGTCAGAACCAGTTCACGGTCGTCGGTTGCAGTGGTCATGAGATGTTTCCTTATCCTTAGAATTGTAAGATTTCAGTGCCCAAAAGCGGGCGAATTGAGGGCGCAGATCATTATTCGGCGGTCAGGCCGTTTAATTTTGCCAGTGTTTGTCAGTTGGTCTGTAAGCGTTTAGCCCGGCATATAGCCTTCTGGGGCCGCCGTATTGATCATCCACGGCTGATCATATTTGTCGATCAACATGCCAAACATCGGCGACCAGAAGGTCGGCGCTAGCGGCATCTGCACCATTTTGGCACCCGTAGACAGGCCGTCCCAGATGCGCGTGGCTTCCTCAACCGTATCGACCCCGATCGAGGCGCAGAACCCTTGCGGTGTGCTCGCCCACTGCGGCGGGGCATCCGCTCCCATGAAAGATGTCTCTCCCACATTGAGCGTGGCGTGCATGATACGGTCTTTGAGGGCCGGATCAGTGCCGCCAGAATCGGCAGGGGCATCTTCGTATTTGAACAGGAAAAGCTCCCCGCCCAGAATGGATTTATAGAACGCGAACGCTTCGGCGCAGTTGCCGTTGAAACTCAGGTGGACTTCGATACGCATAATGATCGCTCCTGTGTGAGGGTTCGGGGTTATTGCTCGCTTAAGGTTTTGAGGGATTGCAGGCCTTTTTCGAAATCCTTGCCCACAACCTTGTCCATGTTGAAAATCAGGCCAAACAACTTCGACATATAGGGCGAGGGCCCGTACATGACCCAGCTCACGACGGTCTCATCGCCCTGCGGGGTCAGGGTAATTTCAGTGGTGTTGGTCGTGGTCATCGGCTTTACGAAATCGAGCTTGATGACCAGTTTCGAGGACGGCGAATGTTCAATGATTTCCATACGTCCGGCCCCGGCCTTTTTGCCTTCCCAGACATAGACGGCCCCAAGTCCGGACGGTGAGCCCATATAGGTGCGCTCCAGATCGGGATCGAGGTTTTCCCACGGCGACCAGGCACGCCATTTGTGGAAATCATTGATGTGGCCATAGATGACTTCGGGCGGGGCCTTGATGGTGATGCGCCGTTCGATGCGAAAGCTGTTTGGCCGGAACGCGGCGATGACGAGCACGGCCACAATGGCCAGTCCCACAATTATGGCGATGGTTTTCAGCATCAGATCTCCCCCTGTTGTTTTAGTTGAGCATGATAGGCCATAAGCCGCGCGCAATTTTGGTCATTGGCCTGCGGGATGAAGGCCTTGAGAATGGCTTCATGTTCAGACGGTGCAAAATCCATGCGCCAGATCATGTCAGTATGATCGCCATCTCCCACATATTCGATGGTCATGCGGAACTGGTGCGACGGCTGATAGTGATCAAAGACGATGCGCTCATCCGCGACGATTTCGACAAAGCGTTTGTGATTGTCATGATCGCGGCCATCCGGGCCGTGCATGATGATGCGAAATGCGCCGCCCTCAATGAACTCGAACGCGGGGATGGTGCTGGTAAAGCCCTCCGGCCCCCACCATTGTTTGAGGTGCGCCGGGTCGGCAAACAGCGCAAACAGCTCTGACGGTGTCGCCTCAAGCCGGTGGGTGGTGACAATCTCAAAGCGCGGCAATTGAGTAAGCTCATCCGCCAGCCGTTCAAAGCCCTCCGCCCACCCTTGCGCAAAGCCACCGGCAATGGCGTCTTCGCGCTGCTGGGCGCTGATCATCCGGCTATGAAGCACCAATTTCGTACCCAAGGTGCCGTCGCGCTGAGGTTCATCCTTAAAAGTAATGAAAACCGTCGCTTTCGGCGGCAGACCCGCGCCGCACGGATGCTCGATATGGGGTGCGCCTTCATAGACGATGCGCTCATCCGGCACGATGTCCTGATAGGTGCCTTCGCACGGATATACCACGCCGTCCGGGGCGCGCATGTCGATGTGGAAGCGCCCGCCGATACGGAAATCCATCTCGACATTTATATTCACAAACCCCGCAGGCCCCCACCAGTTACGGACATGCTCAGGTTCCGACCACAGCCGGTAGACAAGTGCGCGGGGGGCGTTGAACGCGCGGGTCATGACGATTTCGATTTCAGACGGAAAGCTGACCTCAAAGCCCGACATCAGTGTCTCTTTCAGGGCTGCGCTCATTTGATATCTCCGTCTCTATCATCTTTCGGTTTTGCCGATTGCACCGGCGTCTCTTTGGCCTGTAGTTCCTTGAGATAGGCCTCCAGCCGATCGAGGCGTTGTTCCCACATCTTGCGATAGTCCCTGAGCCACATATCGACCTCCTTCAGCGGCTCTGGCTCCAGCTTGCACGGCCGCCACTGGGCCGTGCGGCTGCGGCTGATCAGGCCCGCGCGCTCAAGCACTTTTAAGTGTTTGGAGACGGCGGGCAGGCTCATCTCGAACGGTTCCGCCAGTTCATTGACCGTGCTTTCCCCAAGCGACAGCCGCGCCAATATGGCCCGCCGCGTCGGGTCGGCCAGCGCGTTGAGAGTCAACGACAGACGATCGGGAGGTAGGGTATTCAGGGACATTACGCACACTCATGATTAACTAAATGGTTAAATAAACCGTGTGACCAGATGAGTCAATTCAGAAATCGGGGTTACGCGATTTTATTTTACCGGACGGTTAAATTCTGTGCGCCATTTAGAGCTGTCATCGCCAGTTTCCGGCCCGGCCTGATAAACTTCCCACAGATCGCCAACGGGTTCATAGCCATTATCGGCCACCCATTGATCAACCTGGCCCCACGCCTCAGCCAGACCTTCATAGGGACCGTGATAGACGGTGCGCGCGACCCTGGCGGCGGGCAAATGCGACGGGATAACCCGGCCGTTTGGCGCGATCAGTTCCGCCACCGGCACGCCGACCTCGAAATCGAATACATCCGGCGACATGCTTAAGTGGTATGAAAACAAAGCATCCTGCGGGATGATCCCCTCGGCGCCGACCACGCCCATGACTTCCTGAATGGCCGGGCCCATAACCACCTGAATCTGATCGCGCGGTATGGTCAGATGAATAACCGCGGTCGGCTGACGGTGGGTGTGGACGATGACGGGGGTGTCGATCATGGGGCGCTCCTGTTTTGTGTTGAACGTGCGCCGGTGATCTAGCTTCGTCAATAAGGAACTCGGTCAGCGTTTGCGCTGCTTCCATTCGTCGCGCGTCTGGCCCCAGATATTGATGGGCTCATTGGCATAGGGATCAGGCAGTTTTCCTGCGCCCTGATTGTATGACCCCAGCGCCTTGGCCAGATTGGCGGAAGGGTGGTTTTCGGGCGCAATCGTGTGAATGACATGATCCCAGTCCAGCACATCGAACACATAGTCTATACAGGCGGTGGCAGCCTCCTTGGCGTAGCCCTTGCCTTGGGCTGATGACAAAATACCCCAGCCGACTTCGCGATCAGGCCAGCCGTGCGGATACAGCGGGCCAATCCGGCCGATCCACTGACCGGATGATTTTTCAATCACGCTGAACATGTGAAATCCATCCAGCGCCCACGCCCCAGCGATCATACGCATGACGCGCCAGACGATGGGCGGAGAATTGACACCGCCCAGAAATTTCATGGCGTCCGCATCGGCATGAAAGGCGCAAAAGGCGTCGAAATCCTCAAGCACGGGCGGCCGCAGGATCAGGCGCTCAGTCTCAAGCGTCGGGCCAAGCGGCGAAGTCAGGGGCAGGGTCATGATATTGCCTGAAAACGGGAATCGTTTCTAAATACAAGTATGAGCTATTGGAGCGAATGTCGGGTCAATGATGTAATTATAGATCTTTTGCATCTGGAGCCATTTGAATTTTCTTGTTTACCCAGAGATAGCGCTGAACCGGCAACGGTGAGTGTGCGCTTCAATGACCATTGTTTCACTAAGGCATTTGACCCAAGCCTGCATGTTCTGGCCGACTGTATAGCCACCACCCAATCTGCGCGTCATGAGCAGCGTGTATTTTGTGAGGTCAGGTATGAACACAGCCTTTCTCTGCCCGTGATTATTCGCGCTTTAGGTACTAAACGTGTCGCCTCCACTCGTGAAGGCAATATGGTGAGAGTCGAGACGCAATCCGGCGACGGCTACGCGGTTTTTTTCACCTTGCGGCGTCATAATGCTAGGCGGGCTGACCTGTTTGTCGTCAGCGCCTATCCGCTGAAAAAGGGTAAGCGCCCTGCGGATACGGGTGAAATGAAGTTCGATCTGGCCTTGGCGAAAATCCTGCGCGGTGAAAAGGCTAAATTTCCGAACCGCAGGTAACGAAAAAGGGCCTCCGAAGAGGCCCTTTTAAGTATCTGGCAACCCTTTGAATATTCCGCTTTGCACGAGAACCCGTTTATCGACCGTAGTCTTAGCGGGCGGGGGAAACTGTCACAGCCAGTCTGTTTTCCGTGTGTGCAATATGCACAATGTTGGCTAAAAAGTCAAGAAAAGTTCGCTCGAAGCGAACTACGCCAGCGACGGATCGATTTCCTTACAGGCGGCAATCAGGCCCTGAACGCTTTCGACTGACTTCTTGAACATGGCCTTTTCGTCCTCGTTGGTCGAGAACTCGATGACCTTTTCAACCCCGTCCTTACCGATAACCGCCGGTACGCCGACATAAAGACCCGACAGGCCGTATTCACCATTGAGGAAAGCTGCGACCGGCAGGACGCGCTTCTTATCCGACAGGTAGGACTTGGCCATGGCGATACCGGATTCAGCCGGAGCATAAAACGCCGAGCCGGTCTTGAGCAAGGCCACGATTTCGCCGCCACCGCCACGGGTGCGCTTAACGATCGCGTCCAGTTCGTCCTGCGACAGGAAGCCCTGAGCGACCAGTTCCGGCAGAGGCAGGCCGCCAACGGTCGAATGGCGCACCATCGGCACCATGTCATCGCCGTGACCGCCGAGCGTCCAGGCGTGGATGTCTTCGACCGAAATGCCGGTCTTTTCAGCCAGGAAGTAAGCAAAGCGCGCTGAGTCGAGAACGCCAGCCATGCCGACGACTTTTTCAACGGGCAGACCCGAAAACTTTTGCAGCGCCCATACCATAGCGTCGAGCGGGTTGGTGATGCAGATTACAAACGCATTCGGGGCATATTTCTTGATGCCTTCACCCACGGCCTTCATGACCTTGAGGTTGATACCCAGCAGGTCATCGCGGCTCATGCCGGGCTTGCGCGGCACACCGGCGGTCACGATGCAGACGTCAGCATCAGCGATATCGGCATAGTCATTGGCGCCTTTGAGGGCGACATCCGAGCCAAACACGGCGGTCGCTTCGGCAATATCTAGCGCCTTGCCCTGCGGCACGCCTTCGGTAATGTCGAACAGGACGACATCGCCCAGTTCTTCGCGGGCCGCGATGTGGGCCAGCGTCCCACCGATCATACCCGAACCAATCAAAGCAATCTTAGCGCGCGCCATGGGAACTCCTCTTTGCAGTGCGGCAATAGATGGCGATGCCTTAATCCTCTTAAGACCCTTTCGCAAGTCTTTGATACGCGGTCAGCTTTATAGTGATGCAAAAGGACGACAAATCTGGCACAGACGGGCGTTGAAGGAGCCCTGCCATGACCGCAACCGTACCTGTTCCCTGTCTCGATTGCGACTACCGGCTTGATGACGGGTTTGTGCTTGATCTCCGCATCGAAGCGTCATCCCTTTTTATCGCGCATCTCAACCTGTGTCAGGTGCGCCTGCAAAACGACGCGCGCTTTCCGTGGCTGGTGCTGGTGCCGACGATTGCGGATTTCAGGGAACTGACCGAGCTATCGGACGCGCAAACTATGGATGTGATGAGCGACATCAGGGTGGCTGAAACTCTGGTGCGCTCCGCCGCCGATCATCTGGGGTTTAAGGTCGAAAAACTGAATATCGCCAATCTTGGCAATATGGTCGCGCAACTGCATATCCATGTCATAGGCCGCAATTCTACCGATCCTGCCTGGCCGGGGCCGGTATGGGGCTTTGGCCAGAGCGAGCCTTATGCACACACAGACGATATGATTGCGGCTTTACGCAAAGCCTTATGATGCCTGATCCGGCATCATGATCACCGGGGTCGCGTGTCCACTGCCATCGGTCAGGGTGCCGCGCCAGCGCCCGTCTTCGCTTTTTTGTAACTTAAGGTGCGACGGGGTGCGCGCCCCTCTTTCCATATAGCTGAGCGACAGTTCATTGCTGTCGCTTAAGGAAGCGTCAGACACTAGCCCTGAGCGATTAAGCCCAAACCCGCCCGACAAGGCCCGCCACGCGCCATCAACCTGCCCGCCGGTTTTGCCGCGCAGCTCCAGCGACAACAGACGCTGACCGTCCTGACCGGACACCAGCCATGACCCTTCGAGGCTGCCCATTTGCCCGACCTTGGAGCCGAAGGCGCGGGCAATGCCCGCATCATATTGCAGTTCGCGGCCTGATTTCGGGCCTTCGTAGTCGCGGTTATAGGCCTCGACCTTAACGGCTTTGGCGGCGGTGGTTGGCAGGCCCGCCGGGGGCAGGACGGCCTTGGGCTGAGCCATGACCGGGGCGATATTGGAGGCCATCGGCGCACTAAGGGTTGCGGGCGGGGTGACAGCATCAGGCGTTTTGGCCGTCAGCACAGGTGTCGAAGCGACGGTTGTAGCCGGTGTTATGACCGGGGCGGGTTTAACTTCGGGTGCCACCGGAGTGGTGACCGGCAAGGGGGCAGGTTCAGGACGCTTCGTCTCAGGCTGTGCGGCTTCAGCCTTGGCGGCAGCCAGAACTTCGGGCGGCAATATATCGGCTAGGGGATTAAGCGGCGAGGTCTGGGTTTCGCTGGCCTCAGCGGGCGGGGACACGGGTGGCGTAACAGTTGCCGGGGCGACGAAGGCGGCAATCGATTGTGCAGGCTGTGACGCCGGAGTGACTGATTGAGTGGCTGGCTGAGTGCCCGACTGAGTAACTGGCGGAGTTTGAGGTGTTGCGGCCTGTACGGCAGGGGGCGTAATTAACGGTGCAGGTGCAGGTGCAGGTGCAGGTGCCTTAACTACCTGCGTCATCTGCGGCTTGGCGCGCTGCGCGGCGATGGCTTTCTTATCCGGCATGACCCACGGGGTCTTTGCGGTTTCAACCGGTTTTGTTTTCGCGACCTCGGTCTTTGGTGCTGCTTTTTTGGCGGTCGGTTTTTTGGATGAGGTTTTCTTCTGCTCAGCCTTCTTCTTGGCCGCTTTCTGGGCCTCGGCCTTTTTGGACGAAGCTTGCAGTTTTTGCGCGGCGGAAGCAGGCGCATCTGCGCGCGTCAGCACTTCAGTGGCCAGGTCAGCGGATGGCGAGGCCGAAAGCGCCAGAGACAGATAGAAAATAGCCTGCAACACGGTGTTTACTCATCACTGAAAGTTAACAGATGACGCCGCAAATCATGGGCGGCGAGGGCGGTCGAGCTTCGGCAACTAAACTTGATAATAATTATCAAAATCAATTGCTTGAATCTGCGGCGTTTGGCCACGGCTTTTAGAATTGGTTAAAGCCCATTCATCTAAAAGATGATTAAAGACCGATAAATTTGTCAATCCAAGGGCCTTGATCGCACATTTCGTCAATAAATACCCAAATCCGGCAAAAAACCGCTTTGCAGGATGGCGCGTATCATTGACAGATGACTTGCAAGGTCTAAAACACCGCCAAAAGTTCCACGCCGAATTGTCATACATTTCGGATAGATTTTCCTGCGACTCTAAGGCCATACCATGACGCAGCCGCCCAATGCTCCTAAAGCCGTTTACCGGCCACTTTCCCCCCATTTGCAAGTCTGGCGCTTCCACATCACCATGTTGACCTCGATCCTGCACCGGGCGACCGGGCTGGCGCTGGTCGTGGGTGCGGTTCTGGTGGCCGCATGGCTGGTGGCGATTGGCCTGACGGCGTCGGGCTGCTGCCCGCAAGCCTACACGCTCTTTTTGTCGTTTGCCGCATCGCCCTTTGGCCTGTTCATATGGTTCGGTTTGTCGCTGGCGGGGTTCATTCACCTGACCGGTGGCATCAGGCACCTGATCTGGGACATGGGGCTGGGCTTTGAGCTTAAGTCAGCCAATGCCTTATCGTGGTGGGGGCTGATACTGGGGATTGCGCTCACGGTCGGGTTCTGGGCGGTTCTGTTAGCGACGGGCAAGGTGGTGCTGTAATGGTCGATTCATATCTGCGTGAACGGTCTTCAAAGGACTGGAAGAAATCAGAAAAGCATGGGGCTGCGGAGTGGCTGGCGGAACGCTGGACATCAATCGCCCTGATCGTGCTGACCGGCTGGGCGCTGTGGAGCGCTTACGGCCTGATGGGGCAGGGCTATGATGCCGCGCTGGCGTTCCTGAGAATGCCTTTGAATGCGGGCCTGATGGCGCTCACCTTTGTGATCACCGTCTGGCACACCTATATGGGCCTTAACGCCAACGTGCTCGATTACTTCCCTAATTCCCGGCTGATCAAGCTGGTCAGTTTTATCTTTTGCCTGCTTTTGCTGATCGCAGCACTGGGCGGCCTGTTTCTCGCTTTTAAGGTCTAATCCATGACGTACAAGATCATTGAACACGAATATGACGTGGTGGTCGTGGGTGCCGGTGGTGCGGGTCTTCGCGCCGCCCTTGGGGCCGGTCAGGCAGGCCTTAAGACCGCCTGTATCACTAAGGTGTTCCCAACCCGCTCGCACACGGTTGCTGCCCAGGGCGGTGTCGCCGCTTCGCTTGGCAATATGGGTGAGGACAAGTGGGAATGGCATATGTACGACACCGTTAAGGGGTCGGACTGGCTGGGCGATCAGGACGCCATCGAATATCTCGTGCGCAACGCCCCCAAGGCGGTGTATGAACTAGAACACTGGGGCGTGCCGTTCTCACGCACCGAAGACGGCAAGATTTATCAGCGCCCGTTCGGTGGTATGACCAAGAACTTCGGCGAAGGCCCGGTGCAGCGCACCTGCGCCGCGGCTGACCGTACCGGCCACGCCATGCTGCATACCCTGTATGGTCAGTCCCTGCGCGAAGACGTTGAGTTCTTTATCGAATATTTCGCGCTGGATCTCATTAT encodes:
- a CDS encoding DUF2306 domain-containing protein; protein product: MIRKLLQHFILPTLITVAIIYFALRGIDSGVKDSMIASFGNVRSHAPNLALVMLQPTAIQIHLTAALLAFILGLVQILGPKGKMPHRILGWVWVGLMLVTAISSFFIKSINPGHFSLIHALSGWTVVVAPMVIYWARKHDIKRHRSTAIGLFMGGLIIAGAFTFLPGRLMWRVFFG
- a CDS encoding LytTR family DNA-binding domain-containing protein, which gives rise to MRQSAREIRELPSSVVRASRITEALMPWAKTYGIAIGMALFLTAIAASGTQALPLHVRFLYWTGFMIGGSLIAQGVSLIMDRVIRIHNRPNVRILIHLGLIIVPITTMVWLGNHLMAGSSLTLRHLLFLIGPVAPICVAMTGLHYMLNRTPMQSHAHAVSDEMASDAGVFRQRLPFKFRHADIYALSAEDHYLRVHTSAGQTLILMRLYDAIRELDGIEGSQTHRSWWVAKDAIDDVIKDNGRVTFRLKGEVSAPVSRSFQKALKADGWL
- a CDS encoding YceI family protein; the protein is MIKYSPMLFGFLALIACSPKPGDAPPPQPATLPSDIEQIASTEAPAGDYKLDKSHASLTFKVNHTGFSNYTAQFKSFDANLKLDPNAPETASVNATVDVKSLDIPTPPEGFLNTLLGPVWFDTAKFPQISFRSTKVDMTGPDTAKIDGDLTLKGVTKPITLEAKFNGGYAGFAPYDPAARVGFSAKGKIKRSDFGMTYGIPEPGTTMGVGDEVEIMLEAEFTGPPLEAATSSASATPTS
- a CDS encoding SRPBCC family protein gives rise to the protein MTTATDDRELVLTRTLDAPRHLVWRCWTEPELLTQWFCPKPWYIDQVAWDLRPGGRSAFVMHGPDGEVMPNDGVFLEVIDQEKIVSTDAYSVGWVPSADPFMTAIVTFEDAPGGKTLYVARARHWSPEKKQQHEQMGFHDGWGAAADQLEALAKTL
- a CDS encoding VOC family protein, encoding MRIEVHLSFNGNCAEAFAFYKSILGGELFLFKYEDAPADSGGTDPALKDRIMHATLNVGETSFMGADAPPQWASTPQGFCASIGVDTVEEATRIWDGLSTGAKMVQMPLAPTFWSPMFGMLIDKYDQPWMINTAAPEGYMPG
- a CDS encoding SRPBCC family protein — translated: MLKTIAIIVGLAIVAVLVIAAFRPNSFRIERRITIKAPPEVIYGHINDFHKWRAWSPWENLDPDLERTYMGSPSGLGAVYVWEGKKAGAGRMEIIEHSPSSKLVIKLDFVKPMTTTNTTEITLTPQGDETVVSWVMYGPSPYMSKLFGLIFNMDKVVGKDFEKGLQSLKTLSEQ
- a CDS encoding SRPBCC family protein encodes the protein MSAALKETLMSGFEVSFPSEIEIVMTRAFNAPRALVYRLWSEPEHVRNWWGPAGFVNINVEMDFRIGGRFHIDMRAPDGVVYPCEGTYQDIVPDERIVYEGAPHIEHPCGAGLPPKATVFITFKDEPQRDGTLGTKLVLHSRMISAQQREDAIAGGFAQGWAEGFERLADELTQLPRFEIVTTHRLEATPSELFALFADPAHLKQWWGPEGFTSTIPAFEFIEGGAFRIIMHGPDGRDHDNHKRFVEIVADERIVFDHYQPSHQFRMTIEYVGDGDHTDMIWRMDFAPSEHEAILKAFIPQANDQNCARLMAYHAQLKQQGEI
- a CDS encoding ArsR/SmtB family transcription factor yields the protein MSLNTLPPDRLSLTLNALADPTRRAILARLSLGESTVNELAEPFEMSLPAVSKHLKVLERAGLISRSRTAQWRPCKLEPEPLKEVDMWLRDYRKMWEQRLDRLEAYLKELQAKETPVQSAKPKDDRDGDIK
- a CDS encoding GyrI-like domain-containing protein — translated: MIDTPVIVHTHRQPTAVIHLTIPRDQIQVVMGPAIQEVMGVVGAEGIIPQDALFSYHLSMSPDVFDFEVGVPVAELIAPNGRVIPSHLPAARVARTVYHGPYEGLAEAWGQVDQWVADNGYEPVGDLWEVYQAGPETGDDSSKWRTEFNRPVK
- a CDS encoding GNAT family N-acetyltransferase; this translates as MMTLPLTSPLGPTLETERLILRPPVLEDFDAFCAFHADADAMKFLGGVNSPPIVWRVMRMIAGAWALDGFHMFSVIEKSSGQWIGRIGPLYPHGWPDREVGWGILSSAQGKGYAKEAATACIDYVFDVLDWDHVIHTIAPENHPSANLAKALGSYNQGAGKLPDPYANEPINIWGQTRDEWKQRKR
- the mdh gene encoding malate dehydrogenase, with the translated sequence MARAKIALIGSGMIGGTLAHIAAREELGDVVLFDITEGVPQGKALDIAEATAVFGSDVALKGANDYADIADADVCIVTAGVPRKPGMSRDDLLGINLKVMKAVGEGIKKYAPNAFVICITNPLDAMVWALQKFSGLPVEKVVGMAGVLDSARFAYFLAEKTGISVEDIHAWTLGGHGDDMVPMVRHSTVGGLPLPELVAQGFLSQDELDAIVKRTRGGGGEIVALLKTGSAFYAPAESGIAMAKSYLSDKKRVLPVAAFLNGEYGLSGLYVGVPAVIGKDGVEKVIEFSTNEDEKAMFKKSVESVQGLIAACKEIDPSLA
- a CDS encoding HIT domain-containing protein, which translates into the protein MTATVPVPCLDCDYRLDDGFVLDLRIEASSLFIAHLNLCQVRLQNDARFPWLVLVPTIADFRELTELSDAQTMDVMSDIRVAETLVRSAADHLGFKVEKLNIANLGNMVAQLHIHVIGRNSTDPAWPGPVWGFGQSEPYAHTDDMIAALRKAL
- the sdhC gene encoding succinate dehydrogenase, cytochrome b556 subunit; the encoded protein is MLTSILHRATGLALVVGAVLVAAWLVAIGLTASGCCPQAYTLFLSFAASPFGLFIWFGLSLAGFIHLTGGIRHLIWDMGLGFELKSANALSWWGLILGIALTVGFWAVLLATGKVVL
- the sdhD gene encoding succinate dehydrogenase, hydrophobic membrane anchor protein, whose protein sequence is MVDSYLRERSSKDWKKSEKHGAAEWLAERWTSIALIVLTGWALWSAYGLMGQGYDAALAFLRMPLNAGLMALTFVITVWHTYMGLNANVLDYFPNSRLIKLVSFIFCLLLLIAALGGLFLAFKV